A DNA window from Pseudarthrobacter sp. W1I19 contains the following coding sequences:
- a CDS encoding PAS and ANTAR domain-containing protein, translating into MGELSGPYTYSSALGDNPCVAGTFHVDMDTWKLRWSDGMFLLHGYERGEVVPTVDLLFSHKHPEDRSRCEEIVAQVAGTGGYFCMYHRIIDSRGRTRRVLTSGEAIVDDAGTVTALEGVMIDLTSTLQRETEETAREAVAGATSTRSVIDQARGILMGQLKMGSEDAFKVLVSTSSHRNVKLVVVAAELVRLANSQAAGGYLDAAVRAIAYDSKAGSRRKAG; encoded by the coding sequence ATGGGCGAGCTGAGCGGCCCCTACACGTACTCGAGCGCTTTGGGTGACAACCCGTGCGTGGCGGGGACATTTCACGTGGACATGGATACCTGGAAGCTCCGGTGGTCGGACGGCATGTTCCTGCTGCACGGATACGAACGCGGCGAAGTGGTGCCCACCGTGGACCTGCTGTTCTCGCACAAGCACCCGGAGGACAGATCCCGCTGCGAAGAGATTGTGGCCCAGGTTGCCGGCACTGGAGGGTACTTCTGCATGTACCACCGGATCATCGACTCCCGCGGCCGGACACGTCGGGTGCTTACGTCCGGTGAGGCCATAGTGGACGACGCCGGTACGGTCACCGCCCTGGAAGGCGTCATGATCGACCTCACCTCCACACTCCAGCGCGAGACCGAGGAGACTGCCCGGGAAGCGGTGGCCGGGGCCACATCCACCCGGAGCGTGATCGACCAGGCCCGGGGCATCCTGATGGGCCAGCTTAAAATGGGTTCGGAGGACGCCTTCAAGGTGCTCGTCAGCACCAGCAGCCATCGCAACGTCAAGCTGGTGGTGGTGGCCGCCGAACTGGTGCGGCTGGCGAATTCCCAGGCGGCGGGCGGGTACCTCGACGCCGCAGTCAGAGCGATCGCCTATGACAGCAAGGCGGGTTCCCGCCGCAAGGCAGGGTAG
- a CDS encoding sortase domain-bontaining protein, whose translation MNSGHRWGLGASTAAGLLLLLAVGGCAAGSTGTPDAGPAPSASAAPSAPAATATPGSTASSAPPAAPAPSPAAAAPAATEPVVLPRSEPVTLEIPSIGLTTGLIKLGLRDNGSLEVPEDKGNGAPASWYNGSPTPGERGPSVMLGHVNALGGHKGVFADLRQLRPGSDIIVLRADGSSAVFGVDRAAQYSKDGFPTLEVYGNTPGSELRLVTCDGYDPSTGRFNDNYVIYAKLKT comes from the coding sequence ATGAATTCCGGCCACCGTTGGGGGCTTGGGGCCTCAACGGCGGCCGGGCTTCTGCTCCTGCTGGCCGTGGGCGGCTGCGCTGCGGGCAGCACGGGAACGCCCGACGCCGGCCCTGCACCTTCCGCGTCCGCCGCACCTTCTGCGCCGGCCGCCACTGCCACGCCTGGTTCCACCGCAAGTTCCGCCCCACCCGCGGCTCCAGCCCCAAGCCCGGCTGCCGCCGCACCCGCAGCAACGGAACCGGTCGTCCTACCCCGCTCCGAGCCGGTGACCCTGGAAATTCCCTCCATCGGCCTCACCACGGGCCTTATCAAGCTGGGACTGCGGGACAACGGCTCGCTCGAAGTCCCTGAAGACAAAGGCAACGGCGCGCCCGCCAGCTGGTACAACGGTTCCCCCACACCCGGCGAACGCGGCCCGTCCGTGATGCTCGGCCACGTCAATGCCCTGGGCGGCCATAAAGGTGTCTTCGCCGATCTTCGGCAGCTCAGGCCTGGGAGCGACATCATTGTCCTGCGGGCCGACGGCAGCTCCGCCGTGTTCGGCGTGGATCGCGCAGCCCAGTACAGCAAGGACGGGTTCCCCACGCTGGAGGTCTATGGAAACACCCCCGGTTCAGAACTCCGGCTCGTCACGTGCGACGGGTACGACCCCTCCACCGGACGCTTCAACGACAACTACGTCATCTACGCAAAGCTCAAAACCTGA